GCGTTTCCTTGCCGTCAGCGACGATGGTGCCGTAACCGGTGCGGGTGAAGAACGCGGGAATGCCGGCGCCGCCGGCGCGCAGGCGCTCGGCCAGCGTGCCTTGCGGGTTGAACTCGAGTTCGAGTTCGCCGGAAAGGTACTGGCGCTCGAACTCCTTGTTCTCGCCGACGTAGGACGAAATCATCTTGCGGATCTGCCGCGTGCTGAGCAGTTGCCCGAGCCCGAAGCCATCGACGCCGGCGTTGTTCGAGATCGCGGTCAGGCCCTTGACGCCGGAGTCGCGCACTGCCGCGATCAGCGCCTCGGGAATGCCGCACAGGCCGAAGCCGCCGACCGCGAGCGTCTGGCCATCCGCAACCAGATCACGCAGCGCCGTGGCCGCATCCGGATACACCTTCGATTTGCCGCGCGTGGGCGCAGCCTGCGTCGCTTCCGACATCGCATCCTCCGTCTTGAGGGTGCGATCTTACCCGCTTGCCCGCGATCCCAGCCGTACCTTCGGGCAGGGGCGGACGCACGAAACAAAAGGCCCGGCACATCGCCAGGTGGCGCCGTGCCGGGCCTCGAAGCCAAGATCAGTACTTGTATTCGAGCGACAGCCAGATCTTGTCGGCGTCGGTCGAGTAGCCGTCGGCGTCGTAGCTGGCGAACTTGGCCATCGCGGTGAAGCGGGTCAGGAACGGGTAGCTGAGCGAGGCGTCCCACTCCGAGCCGTAGTCGGCATGGCCGTGGTCGGCTTCGTACTGGTGGTAGGAAGCGACCCACTGCAGCTTGCCGATCGGACCGTTGAACGCGACATAGGTGTCGACCAGACCGTTCACCGGCGTGGTCAGGAACTTGTCGGCCCAGCCGTTGAAGGCGTGCAGGGTCGCGAACGGAGTCTGGAAGCCGTAGTGGCCATCGCCGCCGAGCTGTTCGCGGCCAAACTTGCCGGTGTAGGCGCCGCGCGACGCGCCGAGTTCGGTCAGGTAGTAGTCGGCATCGATGATGTCTGCGCCGTTGCGCCAGTCACCCTGCTGCGCGAACTCCAGCGCGTACACCAGCTTCCACGGTTCGGACAGCGGCTGCGCACCAGCGAAGCGAACGCCCAGCGTTTTGTTCGAGGTCAGCGGCAAATCGGCGTTGTCGACTAGGTAGCCGTAGGCGGTGAGGGTGCCGGAGGCGTAGGTCTGCGAAGCGTTCAGCAGGTGCCCGGCGACGTTGTATTCGGCCGACAGCGGGTTCGGATGTTGGTTGCCGAAGATACGATGCACGTCATCGATGAAGCTGTAGCGGAACATGCCGCTCGTGCCGATCTTCTGGTTCAGCGTGAACGCGTCGTAGGTCTGCTCGTTCTGACGCCAGCCGACGTTGCCGATGAAGCGGGCGTTGTCGAGGATGATGCGCTGGCGTCCGGCGATGAACTGCGTGCCCTTGCCGGAATCCCAGGCCACGTAAGCCTGGTTCCACTCGCTGTCCTCCGGATCGACGACCACCGGATACTGGGTGCGGCCATTGCCGGTCGAGTTATAGCTCTCGTCGAGGGCGCGCACGTCTTCTAGTTCGGCGAACAGGGTGAAGCCGTGCCACGGGGCGGTCTTGTAGCCGAGGCGATTGCGCAGGGTCACGGCGCTGGCGTCGCGGACGATGGCGTCGTCGTCCACACCTTCATAGCGGATACGCGAATCGAGGTTGAACTTGCCGCCGATCAGCGCGTCGCCCAGGGAGGCGGATTCTTCGGCTTGAACGCAAGCAGCGGCCATGGCCAGCGGCAGCAGGGCCAGTCGGAAAGTACGCATGGTGGAATCCTCAAGTTTGAAACGGTTCGGCTTGCGCCTTTCCTGAAGCGCGTCGCGACGCGACTCAGGAAAGGCGACCGCGCGTTCTTCCCCTCCCCCTTGCGGGAGAGGGGAGAACAGCAGTCATCCGATCAGTAGATGTCGTTCGCGGTGTTGAACACGTTGAACTTGCCGGTCGGCGTGATCAGGGTCGGTCCCTTGATCACCTTCTTCAGCTTCAGCGTCTTGTCGTTGATCACGACGATCGCCGATTCTTCCTTGGAGCCACTCCACACCGAGAACCACACTTCGTCGCCGGCCTGGTTGTATTCCGGCTGCACGACGCGCTTCGGGCCCGGGCCGAGCTTGG
The window above is part of the Lysobacterales bacterium genome. Proteins encoded here:
- a CDS encoding CoA transferase subunit A, which encodes MSEATQAAPTRGKSKVYPDAATALRDLVADGQTLAVGGFGLCGIPEALIAAVRDSGVKGLTAISNNAGVDGFGLGQLLSTRQIRKMISSYVGENKEFERQYLSGELELEFNPQGTLAERLRAGGAGIPAFFTRTGYGTIVADGKETRQFPDGHWYVLETALKADVALVKAWKADRSGNLVFRRTARNFNPACAMAGKVCVAEVEQIVETGAIDPDHVHLPGIYVDRIVLNATPEKRIEQRTVRAG
- a CDS encoding alginate export family protein, with amino-acid sequence MRTFRLALLPLAMAAACVQAEESASLGDALIGGKFNLDSRIRYEGVDDDAIVRDASAVTLRNRLGYKTAPWHGFTLFAELEDVRALDESYNSTGNGRTQYPVVVDPEDSEWNQAYVAWDSGKGTQFIAGRQRIILDNARFIGNVGWRQNEQTYDAFTLNQKIGTSGMFRYSFIDDVHRIFGNQHPNPLSAEYNVAGHLLNASQTYASGTLTAYGYLVDNADLPLTSNKTLGVRFAGAQPLSEPWKLVYALEFAQQGDWRNGADIIDADYYLTELGASRGAYTGKFGREQLGGDGHYGFQTPFATLHAFNGWADKFLTTPVNGLVDTYVAFNGPIGKLQWVASYHQYEADHGHADYGSEWDASLSYPFLTRFTAMAKFASYDADGYSTDADKIWLSLEYKY